From Agelaius phoeniceus isolate bAgePho1 chromosome 19, bAgePho1.hap1, whole genome shotgun sequence, a single genomic window includes:
- the NAT9 gene encoding alpha/beta-tubulin-N-acetyltransferase 9 isoform X1 — protein sequence MKINQDTVLRGKKVTLVPYTAAHVPRYHEWMQSEELQRLTASEPLSLEQEYEMQRSWRDDADKCTFIVLDSERWPGQVEENSMVGDVNLFLTNTEDPTVGEIEIMIAGVRKLGITKFEAKIGQENEASIYMFKKLHFKEVAVNSIFQEVTLRLDVSDQERQWLLEQTNHVEEKSYAELKQPAGVLDT from the exons ATGAAGATTAATCAGGACACGGTGCTGCGGGGCAAGAAGGTGACGCTGGTGCCCTACACCGCTGCACACGTGCCCCG GTACCACGAGTGGATGCAGTCGGAGGAGCTGCAGCGACTGACAGCCTCGGAGCCcctgagcctggagcaggagtACGAAATGCAGCGCAGCTGGCGGGATGATGCTGACA AGTGCACCTTCATCGTGCTGGACTCAGAGCGCTGGCCTGGGCAGGTGGAGGAGAACTCCATGGTTGGGGATGTGAATCTCTTCCTCACCAACACCGAGGACCCGACTGTGGGCGAGATCGAAATCATGATTGCAG GAGTGAGAAAACTGGGGATCACCAAGTTTGAGGCTAAGATTGGTCAGGAAAATGAAGCCAGTATCTACATGTTCAAAAAGCTTCACTTTAAGGAG gttGCTGTGAACAGCATTTTCCAGGAGGTGACGCTGAGGCTGGATGTCAGTGACCAGGAGAGACAGTGGCTCCTGGAGCAGACAAACCACGTGGAGGAGAAGAGTTATGCTGAGCTGAAGCAGCCAGCTGGGGTGCTGGACACCTGA
- the NAT9 gene encoding alpha/beta-tubulin-N-acetyltransferase 9 isoform X2, which yields MKINQDTVLRGKKVTLVPYTAAHVPRYHEWMQSEELQRLTASEPLSLEQEYEMQRSWRDDADKCTFIVLDSERWPGQVEENSMVGDVNLFLTNTEDPTVGEIEIMIAEPSCRGRGFGKEATLLMMAYGVRKLGITKFEAKIGQENEASIYMFKKLHFKEVAVNSIFQEVTLRLDVSDQERQWLLEQTNHVEEKSYAELKQPAGVLDT from the exons ATGAAGATTAATCAGGACACGGTGCTGCGGGGCAAGAAGGTGACGCTGGTGCCCTACACCGCTGCACACGTGCCCCG GTACCACGAGTGGATGCAGTCGGAGGAGCTGCAGCGACTGACAGCCTCGGAGCCcctgagcctggagcaggagtACGAAATGCAGCGCAGCTGGCGGGATGATGCTGACA AGTGCACCTTCATCGTGCTGGACTCAGAGCGCTGGCCTGGGCAGGTGGAGGAGAACTCCATGGTTGGGGATGTGAATCTCTTCCTCACCAACACCGAGGACCCGACTGTGGGCGAGATCGAAATCATGATTGCAG AGCCCAGCTGCCGTGGCAGAGGGTTTGGCAAGGAGGCAACTCTGCTGATGATGGCCTATG GAGTGAGAAAACTGGGGATCACCAAGTTTGAGGCTAAGATTGGTCAGGAAAATGAAGCCAGTATCTACATGTTCAAAAAGCTTCACTTTAAGGAG gttGCTGTGAACAGCATTTTCCAGGAGGTGACGCTGAGGCTGGATGTCAGTGACCAGGAGAGACAGTGGCTCCTGGAGCAGACAAACCACGTGGAGGAGAAGAGTTATGCTGAGCTGAAGCAGCCAGCTGGGGTGCTGGACACCTGA